The region CCATCATCTTTTCCGTGTTGCCCTTGAAAGCCCCGATAGTGGGATTGATCTGGGCTAAAGCGATCTTCATAACAGCGAACAATGTCCCTTCTGCTAATCTTGGGGATCCTTATCTCTCACAGAGCCCGCGGAGCCACAGAGTTTTTGAGCAGATTTCCTGAGAGAGGAAATTTGCTCAAGCTGCAATGCTTCGCATACGTGTTTGGACTCCGTCTTGGATGCAACATACAAACACAATAGTGATCGTCCCGACAGAGGCTGACAGTTTGGCCTGATGTTTCCCTCTCAAAAAATCAGGCCAAGATAAGAGTCATCTCTGTGATCTCTGCGCTCTCGAGCGGAGCAGGCGAGATGATAGCTTTTCTACATTATTGGCATGTATTTTTCAATCTCATACTGGCTCACGTGGGTGCGGTAGCGATCCCACTCGATCTTTTTGTTTTCAACGAACTTGTTGAATATGTGATCGCCCAGGGTCTCGCGTACCAGCTCGCTCTTTTCCACCTCATGAATCGCTTCAAAAAGGCTGCCCGGCAAGGAGTCTATGCCCGCGCGATCACGTGCTTCCTCATCCATCTCGTAGATGTCTTCCTCGACCGGCTCCGGAAGCGCGTAGTTTTCTTCAACCCCTTTCAGGCCTGCAGCCAGCATCACCGCAAAAGCCAGATACGGATTGCAGGTCGGATCAGGCGAACGGAACTCCATCCGTGTGGCTTTCTCCTTTCCCGGCTTGTACATGGGGACTCGAACCATGGCCGAGCGGTTGCGCCTGGCCCAGGAGACATAGACCGGCGCCTCGTAACCCGGCACCAGGCGTTTATAGGAGTTGACCCACTGATTGGTAATGGCTGCCATCTCTCTTGCATGCCGCAGGATTCCTGCAATGTAAGATTTGCCGGTAGCAGATAGAAGGTACTGATCGTTGGCATCGAAAAATGCGTTCCTCCCTCCGTCAAACAGGGACTGATGCGTGTGCATGCCGCTCCCGTTTTCACCAAAAATCGGTTTGGGCATGAAGGTGGCATAGAAGCCCTGCTGCCTGGCAATTTCTTTGACCACAATCCTCAGCGTCATGGTATTGTCTGCCATCTTCAGGCCTTCGTCAAAACGCATGTCAATCTCATGCTGGCTCGGGGCAACTTCATGGTGGCTGTATTCTATTTGAATTCCCATGTCCTGAAGGGCGAAGATGGTCTCTCTTCTCAAATCACTGCCCATGTCCAAAGGCCGTGTGTCAAAATATCCCCCTTTATCAATGGGCTTGGGGATCTCGTTGTTTTCGAAGTAAAAATACTCAAGCTCCGGACCGACATAATAGGTATAACCCTTGTCTGTTGCCTTTTTCAAAACCCGCTCCAGCACATACCGGGGATCGCCCTCATAATGACTGCCGTCAGGTTGAAGGATATCACAAAACATCCTCGCCACAGGCCTGTCGCTGGGCCTCCATGGCAAAAACTGAAA is a window of Deltaproteobacteria bacterium DNA encoding:
- a CDS encoding glutamine synthetase, which translates into the protein MICKTAEDVLSVVKDTDVSFIQFWFTDVLGILKSFAVTPSELEEGLTEGMGFDGSSIEGFARIEESDMIAKPDPTTFQFLPWRPSDRPVARMFCDILQPDGSHYEGDPRYVLERVLKKATDKGYTYYVGPELEYFYFENNEIPKPIDKGGYFDTRPLDMGSDLRRETIFALQDMGIQIEYSHHEVAPSQHEIDMRFDEGLKMADNTMTLRIVVKEIARQQGFYATFMPKPIFGENGSGMHTHQSLFDGGRNAFFDANDQYLLSATGKSYIAGILRHAREMAAITNQWVNSYKRLVPGYEAPVYVSWARRNRSAMVRVPMYKPGKEKATRMEFRSPDPTCNPYLAFAVMLAAGLKGVEENYALPEPVEEDIYEMDEEARDRAGIDSLPGSLFEAIHEVEKSELVRETLGDHIFNKFVENKKIEWDRYRTHVSQYEIEKYMPIM